The window GTGCCCGTGATGAATGAGCAGGAGCTGCTCACGCTGTTGCAGAGCCATTATGAGGGAGAGTCGCAAACCCTTACCACCGGAGCCGAAGCCAATGTGCTGAAGCTAAAGGAGCTAAATGGTTGGCTGAAGCCCGAAGAGGCTAAGCGCTGGGAGGAAATCAAGTCCACCTTCCGCCAGAACAACAAAATTAAAGGAATGGGGGGCGACCATATGGCGCAGGTGCTTCTGCAGATAGAAAATGTAAGCCACGCCCTTTATGGCATAAGAGCTGCGCTGGCCAGTCAGCCTCGCCTGCAGACTGGTCTGCCTACACCAATACCAACGGGCGATGGCAAATCAGAAGGAAACGGCCATAGCAGCAATGGAGGTATTGTTGAAATCACTGGTACATAAAACTTATTGCAGGAAAAGCAGTAGTAATCGCAACAGATTGTAACATAAAAATTTTAGATCGGTATACTAATATAGAACTCATTAACGAATGAGTGTCTGATAAATAGGCTAACGGTTCACATACATTGTGAATTGACCAATAAATTTGGGTTATGTCTGGCAGAATATCTATTAATAAAAATTAATAGATCCCGCTAAACATCACCCTTTTTTATGGAGTTAGTCTGTTAGTTTAAATAAATACAGAACTAAAATTTTTAAAACTATGGCAACTGAAAAATTCAATTCATTAAAAGATCTTTTTGAACACGAAATTAAAGATCTGTATAGCGCAGAGTCGCAATTAACTGATGCATTACCAAAAATGGCTGAGAAAGCAAGCTCACCGCAGCTGCGCAAAGCCTTTGAAACACACCTGGAAGAGACTAAAGTTCAGCGAGACCGCCTTGAAAAAGTAGGCGAGATCTGTGGCTTTAGCGTAAAAGGTGAAAAGTGTAAGGCTATGGAAGGCCTGATCAAAGAAGGCAAGGATATGCTGGAAATGAAAGGTGACGACAGCGTACGTGATGCCGGTCTGATTGCTTCCGCACAGCGCGTAGAGCATTACGAGATGGCCGGTTATGGTACCGCCCGCACTTATGCACAGCAGCTTGGCCTGAATGATGTAGCTGATCTTCTGGAGCAAACCCTCAACGAGGAAAAAAGCACAGATGAGAAGCTGAACAAGCTTGCTGTTGACAGAATCAATCAGAAAGCTCAGAAATAAGCAAAGCTTTTAAAGCAATAAATAAAAAACCCTGGCCCCTAAGGCTGGGGTTTTTGCTTTTAGGAGCACATTTTGATTATGCGAATCTGTTCACAGCTTGTTAAATTTTAGTGAAATTGTGAGAAGTAACACTGGGGCAAACACCACGATTTTTATATAAAGTGCAGCCTCTTCTAAGAGATAAATAACGAGCAGCAGGATTTTATACTGATGTGTTAGTAAGAGATCCATGCTGTGCACCAAAGCTTTGATATTAATTTTTATTTAATTATTTCAAACAATTACTCCTGAAACAGGTAGTTTTTTGTGGGCATTCTTTTTTCCGAAATTTGTTTTGGCCCAATCGTGTAGGAACAGCCCTTATTAAAGCACATCTTAAGAAACAGGATTTTATGAGCAGGTTTAAAAAAATGCTAATGAACGAAGAACCACTATTGGTAGCCCCCGGCGTTTATCAATTAACTTCGTCAATCGTTAACGTTTATTTTATTGGATTACCAGGAGAAGAATGGGTGCTGATAGATGCAGGTATGCCTTTCTCTGCAGGCCAGATCAGGCAGGCAGCTGAAAATTTATACGGGCTGGATGCAAAGCCAAAATCAATATTAATGACCCATGGGCACTTTGATCATGCAGGTTCACTGGAGGAGCTATCCCGCATCTGGGATGTTCCGGTATATGCCCACCCCCGGGAATTCCCCTACCTGACGGGCCGTTCTGAATATCCTCCGCAGGACCCAACAGTGGGTGGCCTGGGCGGACAGATGAGCCGTGTCTATACCAACAAGCCCTGTGATGTGTCTGAAAGGCTGCAGGCGCTGCCTGAAGATGGCAGCGTGCCAGGCCTGGCAGACTGGAAATGGATCTTTACGCCCGGCCATACGGCTGGCCATGTGTCTTTCTTTCGGGAAAAAGACCGGGTGCTGATTGCCGGAGACGCCATCATAACCATGGACATGCACAACCCCGCAGGGCTCATGGGCAAGCATAACGGTTTGTGGGGACCCCCAGAATACTTTACCCCAGACTGGGTTGCCTCCCTGCGTTCTATCGATAAAATAGCTATGTTACGGCCAAAGATACTGGCAACCGGGCATGGCGATCCGCTTACCCACCGGGGCCTGGAGCTTGACCTGATCCAGTTTGCAGATAAGTATCGTCCGCCACGCCATGGCCGCTATGTTCCCGAACCTGCCCGTTACGACGATAGTGGAGCAGTAATAAGTGTTCCACCACCGGCAAATGATACACTGGTGACGGTGCTTGCAGGAGTAGGCGCAGGTGTAATTGGACTGATAGCCGCCTATGGTGCTGTAAAGTTAAACCGCAACAGAAATTCAAAAATGGAGGAGCGCATCAAGGTACACCGTACTACTGTGGAACTTCCCTGGAACAAGCGCATGAACCGACCGCCGGTGGGCAATGAACGCTATAAGCCTGTTACCTTCACTCATGCGCGCAGAAAGCGTTATGAAGAGGAGTAGTACAAAAGAAGTATCAGTCAGAAAATTTATATCTGCAAAAGCCCGGGCTGTTCAGCCCGGGCTTTTGCTGTTTATCTCTTTAACACCAACTGCACTGGCTATCATGGGTCCGAACCAGACGGACTATGTTCCCATATGTCGCCACTTCAGAGCGATTAGTCATGGAAGGTGGTATAAAGGCAGGCATCGAAAGCAGGGATTCGTAGTTTAAAGCAGCTTTGCCAGATCGGAGAACTGGTTAATCACAGCATCAGCTTCCGGCACCTCGCCAAAGCCAAAGGTGGTGTAGATAAAAGGCACCTTTGCTCCCTGGCTGGCCTGGTAATCGCCCATAGTATCGCCTACATATACAGGTGCTTTCAGGCTGTTTCTTTCTATCACTGCCCTTATGTTACTGGCTTTTGGCTGGTTGGTGTTGCCATAGCATTCCTGATCGGAGAAAAACCGGTGCAGCTGGTAGTTTTCTAAAAAGGCTTCGATATAACCGCTCTGGCAGTTGCTTACAATAAAGAGTGCATATTTCTCTTTTAAGTAAGTAAGAGTTTCTACAAGCCCGGAATATAAAACGCCTCCTTCAGACTGAATATATGCCAGCTCCTCTTCTCCACAAATGCGCATGAGTAAATTGCGCTGTTCCTGGCTTAGGTTGGGGTATAGTTTCAGGTAAATGGCATCATAGGCCATGCCGGTAATGGAGCGTACCTTGGCCTGGGTGATGGTTTCATTTACAAAATCTACCTTGTCAATAGCAGACTGCCATGCTTTTGCTACTGTGGCTGTAGAATCCCAGAGGGTACCATCCAGGTCAAAAATAATGCTGTCGATGTTATTTTTTAGCGCTGTTTGTTTGTTGATCACGGGTTTCTGCTTATTCAAAAATCATAAATCTACCAGATAGGAAAGCTGCTTCTCCTTTCAATTGTTCTGTGCCAGCTGGTAAAAGAAAATTTAAGGTGTTACTGTTATATTCTGTTGCCCTACGTAAAAGTCAGGGTCAACCTCCAGTCTGGTGCCTTCGCCAACTTCTTCCAGCGACTGCCACTGTGTGGTAGGTTCCAGCCACAGTTCCTTTCCGTTTAGTGTTACAAGCACGGGCATGTTAAAGTTGGGAACAGCGTTCGTCCAGCGGTAGGAGAGGATGCTATTTATAAAGCGGTACTCCAGCGTAGGCACCAAAGTACTACGCAGGTACTGGTCGAAGAAAGGCTTCAGCTCCCGGCCTGTTTGCCGGCTTAGGTAGTTTTCTACCTGCTGGCTGCTTACCGTCTGGTGGTAAAATTCTTTGTTGAGGCCGCGCAGGATCTGGCGCCATTTTTCATCATCGTTCACCAGCTGGCGCAGGGTGTGCAGCATGTTGGCACCTTTAAAATACATATCGGAAGAGCCGCTCTTGTTTACGCCATAATAGCCAATAATTGGTCTGTCGTTTACAATGGCCGTTCTGGTGCCCCGCACATATTCGCTGCCTGTTTTTTTATCATACAGATACTCCAGGTAGAGGTTTTCTGCATAAGCGGTAAACCCTTCATGTATCCACATATCGGCTACATCGTAATTGGTGATGTTGTTGGCAAACCACTCATGGGCAGACTCGTGAATAATAATGAAGTCGAACTTCAGGCCATGGCCGGTCTTGCTCCAGTCCTGGCCTTTGTAGCCGTTCTTGTAGCCGTTGCCATAAGTAACTGAGCTTTGGTGCTCCATGCCCAGGTAGGGTGCCTCCACCAGCTTATAGCCATCTTCATAAAAAGGATAGGGACCAAACCAATGCTCAAAGGCCCGCAGCATGGGTTTTACCTGCTTAAACTGCTCTTTTGCCTTTTCCAGGTTTTCCTTCAGCACATAGTAATCCAGATCGAGTGTTCCTTTTTCGCCCTGAAAGGTATCGGAGAAATGGGCATAATCGGCAATGTTGATGTTAACACCATAGTTGTTGATGGGGTTGCTCACAAACCAGTGGTAGGTTCTGTCACCACCCCGGTGCTTGTCGATGCCGCGCAGACGGCCGTTCGATACGTCCATAAGGCCTTTTGGTACCCGCACGGAAATGAGCATGCTGTCGGGCTCATCGTAGTCGTGGTCTTTGTTGGGCCACCAGATGCTGGCGCCAGCGCCCTGGTTGGCATTGGCAATGAAGGGTTTGCCCCTGGCATCTTTAGACCATACCAGGCCACCATCCCAGGGCGGGTTTTTGGCAACAACAGGGGTGCCACTGAAGAAAGCCTCCAGGCGCTGAACACTTCCGGGTTGCTGCTGTTCGGGCAGAGTTACAAAATGTGCACTGCCTTCCTGTTCTACCTGCAGTGGCTTTCCGTTTTGGAGCACCCTTTCCAGGCGCATGGGTTCCTGCAGGTCCAGCTGAAGGCGCTGGCCGGGCTGTAAAACTTTGTACTGAATAGTATTGCTGCCCCTGATGCTCCTTTGGTCCGGATCTACCTCTACTTTCAGGTGGTAATAGGTAAGATCCCACCAGGCACGCTCCGGCGTAACAGAGCCCCGCAGGGAATCCTGCCTGCTAAAGGCAGGTGTTTGGGCGTGGAGGCTTCCTGCAAACAGCAGCAGGCAAGCCAGGAATGGCAAGGGAAATATATGTGTATGGGTCATGAAGAATAGCTGAAGGTGACTAAGCACCTGGATTAAACTACAAAATAACACTGCTTTTTAAAGCAAACGCTTAAGAAATCATAATTCTTGTTAGCACCCGGCACAGAAGAGTATTACCAGTATCTCCTGTGAGTACTTTGAAAATGAGCCTGGTTAGCAATGGGAGCATACATTATTTGATGGTGATACTTGTTTTTCCTTCCAGAAATTTCTGGTCTACTGTTGCACCCAGACCTGGGGTATCCGGTAGCTGCACCTCCCCGTTCTTGTGATAGCTCAGGCCACCAATAACCGGGTCATCAACTTGCATCAGGGGTGTATCAAAATCAAAATGAATGATATTATTGCTGCTAAGTGCAAGATGTGCTGAAGCCGTAAAGCCCAGCCTTGACTCCAGAAAGCCGCCTACCTGCATGGGCATATCCGCTGCATCGGCCAGCGACACTATTTTTTGTGCATTAAAAAATCCCGATGATTTGCCCAGCTTGATGTTGAGGGAATCACAGGCCTGTAGCTGAATAAGCCGTGCGGCATCATGGTGGTCGCAGCAGGACTCATCGGCCATGATGGGAATGGGACTCTGCTGCTTTACCCGGGGCAGGTTCATAAAATCCCAGCGGGGAATGGGTTCTTCGCAATGCTGAATGTTGTAGGGAGCTAAGGCCTTAAGGGTAGCAATGGCTGTTTCGGTACTCCAGCCCTGGTTGGCATCTATTCTAAGGGGCAGTTCGTATCCTATAGCATTGCGTATGGCGCTGATACGTTCAATATCTTCCTCTCCAGAGCCTCCCAGTTTTACTTTTATTATGCTGTAGCCTGCTTGTTTGATGCGTTGTGCATCTGCGGCCATTTTTTGTGTATTACTCAGGCTAACGGTAAAATCGGTGAAGAGGGCTTTATTTTGCCTGCCACCTAAAAATGCGTACAGGGGTAGCCCGGCCTGTTGTGCAGCAATATCATAGAGGGCAATGCTAAAGGCACTTTTAATACTGCTGTTGCCCCAGATGAGGGCATCCATGAGCCTGGCACACTCCTCGAGCTGCAGCGGGTTTTTGCCCAGCAGAAGCTTTGCCAGCAGCTGCCCTACTGCAAAGCAGGTATCAACGGTTTCGCCATTGATGGTCATAAACGGACTGCACTCGCCATAGCCGGTAAGGCCATCCCGGCTGCGAATCACCACAACCACATGTTCGGCCCACTCCAGTGGTCCCAGAGAAATGATAAAAGGCTCTTTTAGCTTTATCCGGGATTGGTATAAATCTATCTGATCTATTTGCATCGTTTCGGCCCCTTTCTTTATGTAAGCAGCGATAGGGTTTAAAAATTAACCTAAAGTATGCGGATGCTTATATTAAAAAAAACAGCTGATGCAGCTTAATCGCAATAAGCTTCCTTATCTGAAGATAGCGCCTTTTGGTATAGCAGTTCAATCTGGCTTTTTAAATTCCGGTCTTCTGATAGTTCGGGCAGCTGGTCGATGCCAAAGAAGCCTGCATCCAGCACATCAAAACCTTTCTTTAACTCAAAAGAAGTAGCCTTGCATAAAAATGCAAGCTTGTAGATGTAGTACTGCTCCGGCGGATGGGGGTGCATTTTTTTATCAAACACAGCCAGTAATCGCTCCGGTACAACATCAATACCGGCTTCTTCCCTGCACTCTTTGATGATTACTTCTTTGGGGCTATAGCCAATATCAGCCCAGCCGCCGGGCAAAGCCCATTTTCCATCGGCACTTTCCCGCACCATCAGTATTTTTCCATCTTCCCCCAGCACCAGGCCCCTTACATCAACCTTTGGAGTAGGGTACTCCTTCACCACGGTAAAAGATGCTTTTAGTTCTTCTGGCTTGTTTCCGCTGATGTTGCTTAGGAGACGGTAGCTTATGTCCTGCAGTTCCAGGTAGCGGTCTCTGTCGTATTCGTTGGTGGCATACAACAAGCCTGTGTCGGCCAGCGTTTTAAGCCTTTTTAGGTCGTTTATCATTTGTCGTTTTATACAATATCGTTGTTGTTAAGCCTGCATTCATGCTGTAAATGCCTTACAAGAGATTTACTGGTTTGTTGATCGAATATAAATATTTGGGTTGGAGATTTCCATGGTCCTGTCAGGTTTAGTAAGGGGGCTGAATCCAAACTGCTCATACAGGCTGTGAGCATCTACCGTCATAAGCATCCACCGCCTTAGCCCCTGCAGTTGCGGGTAATGCATGATCTCTGCCATTAACTTTTTTCGAATATCCCAAACCCTGGTGGCTGGTGTCTATAAAGACATCAGCGATATCCGGATCTCTCTGAACAATTTTCCGCTTTCATCAACTTAAGCCACACCGATAAACGATGTGGCTACAAGCGTATATGAGCGAAGAACACTAAAATTTTATCAGGAAAAGTATTAATTTATGGTAATGGCATAGCTGCACTCAAATTGTCCGCCGGTCATGATGTGTTCCAGACCTTCTTTCTTTCTGAAATCTTCTCCCTCTGTATTTGCTTTATCGGTAATACCATACCAGGGTTCTATGCAGATAAAAGGGGTTTCGCCAGCTTTGGTCCAGATGCCCAGGTAGGGAAAGCCGGCAAAGTCTACGCGTACGCTGTGGGTGTTTTTAGCACTCTTCAGGACGATGTAGTCAGACTTAACATCTTCAAAAACCAGGGCATCTTCTTTAAATAGCTCAGCCTGCAGGGGTAACTGTATCTCGCCCTGCATTACCGGGCGTCTTTCTCCGGTACGCAGCCCATGATGGAGCAGCTGGCGCTCGAGTGTTTCTGCCTTTTCAAATTCCAGATAGTAATCCTCAAATTCCTCCTCTGGTAGGAGCGGACAGCGGAATGCAGGATGGCCGCCAATAGAGAAAAACATATCGCCATCACCAATATTTTTAACCCGGTAGGTGGTGATCAGCTTGTTTTCCACCAGGTGGTACTCCAGCAGTAACTCAAAATCAAATGGATAGTGCTCCATGGTATCCGGATCACTGGTAAGGCGGAAGAGGATACGATCAGCTCCTTCCTTTGCCGTTTGCCATGTTTTGTCCCGTGCAAAACCATGCTGGCTAAGGTGATATTCCTGGCCATCGAGCACATATTTATTCTGGTCGAGCCGCCCTACTATTGGGAAAAGAATGGGTGCATGCCGGCCCCAGATATCGGGATTGGCACCCCAAATGTACTCCAGCCCATTGTCTTTACGGCGAAAGCTGCAAAGCTCTGCCCCCTGTTCCTTAAAAGTGGCAACAACCAGGCTATTTTCAAGCGTGTGTAGCATATTAAAAAATGTTATGGTGTGTATTGATGTAGAACTGCTATCAAAGATAAGGGTTTAGCGGCAGTGCTTTCAGGGGCTCTGCGCAAACGCCAGCCTGGCTTAAGTTAATCTATATTTATAAAGTGAGCTCCATTTAGGGAGTTGTTGTTTCCATCTGCATACCGGTATAGGCCATGCTTAATACCAGTGCATTATAAACACCATGCAGGGCAATGGCCCATATCAGGCCCAGCCGAACTCTTAAATACCCGAGAATAAGGCCTAATAGCAGCTGGGGCAGCACCAGCAGGGGCGCCATGAGCAGAATGCGTGCATTTAGCTGAAAGTTAATGAGGTGTACCAGTGCGAAAATAATGGCAGCACCATAAAATAACCAGCCATAGTAATTGGTGTACAGGTTTACCAGCAGTTGTTGCGCAGCATCTTTAAAAGTGAGTAGCAGAATGGTAATGAGCGCCGCAATACCAAAAACTGCATAGCCAAACAGGGGCAGCCCTGCCTGCGTAAGTGCAGTTGACAGAAAAAAAGCAATCAGCCAGAGCGATACGTGGAAATAGATAGGATTGTAGATTAACCAAAGCCTGAAGGTAAGCTCCTCCAGTGCAGGCATTAACACGGCAGCAAGTAAAAAAACAATCAGGAAAGAAAACTCCTTCATGATATCTTCCATTGCATGCGGAAGCTCGGGTACCAGGCCTGCATCTCTTAAAGCACCCAGCAGGATCAGGACGCCAAAGCTTAATAACAGGCTAAGCCCCAGCAGGTGCAGAAATATTTGTAATGGAGCAGCGGCAACATCCTCTTCATCAGGTAAACCGGGGCGTTTCAGAAATTGTACCAGATCTTTGAACGTATCAGTAAAATGGGGAGTCATGGAAGTATCAGTACAGGTATACGGTTTATAGACAGAAGAGCATTAAAGCTATCGACTAGTGGCTGTAAAAGCTAATGATCTGCCTTATGGCGCTCATTTTCTTCTGTCTATTTATAGATTAATTTTAATGCACTCACCCTGCCTGATGTGTACACTTCTGAATCATTAATGATGCTGTACGTAATTATCCCATTTTTCCAGCACATCTTTAAAATCCTGCGGCAGCTCTGACTCGAACTGAACCCACTCTCCGCTGCGCGGATGTACAAATCCTAAAGATTTAGCATGCAGGGCCTGGCGGGGTATAATCTTAAAACAATTTTCAACAAATTGTTTGTATTTGCTGAAGGTAGTGCCCTTCAGTACCTTGTCGCCGCCATAGGTGCTATCGTTAAAGAGCGGGTGCCCCCGGTAGCTAAGGTGCGCCCGGATCTGGTGAGTGCGGCCTGTTTCCAGCTGGCATTGCAGCAAAGTTACATAGCGCAGCTGCTGCAGGGTTTTGTAGTGGGTAACAGCATGGCGGCCGTAGCCTTCGCCTTCGGGGTAGGCCTGCACCACGCGTCTGTCTTTCTGGCTGCGGCCCAGCGGCACATCAATGGTATCGTCTTTTGGATCCGGCTCGCCCCAAACCAGCGCCAGGTAGGTGCGCTCAATGCTGTGGTCAAAAAACTGTTTGGCCAGGCTTTGCATGGCCAGCTCGCTCTTTGCAACTACCAGCAGGCCGGAGGTATCTTTATCGATACGGTGCACCAGGCCAGGGCGCCCCTGGTTGCCGGGCAGGGTAGGCAGCTGCTGAAAGTGGTAGGTAAGGGCATTTACGAGGGTGCCGCTCCAGTTCTGGTAGGCGGGGTGTACCACCATGCCGGCATCCTTGTTCACTATCAGCAGGTCGTCGTCTTCATATACTATGTTGAGGGGTATATTTTCGGGTACTACCTCGCTATCGCGCGGAGGCTCGGGCAGGGCTATGATAATTACATCACCGGGATGCACCCGGTAATTCGATTTGATCTTTGCATCGTTTACCTTTACAAAACCATCTGTTATAGCCTTCTGAAGCCTGTTGCGGGTAACATTTGGCAGGCGGTCCATCAGGAATTTATCCAGCCGCAGCAGGGCCTGTTTCTTATCGGCTACAATGCGGTGGTGTTCATATAGTTCGTCGTCTTCTTCCTCTTCGGGAGCTGCCTGGTAGTTCTTCATGCTGCAAAGATAAAGGAAATGTTATACTTAAATTTGCAGGAGGCCAATACTAAACTCCGGATATGGTATTTTTATAGGAATGATACCCCCTAATCTGTCTCCGACTCCCATTCAGCCCATCAAGGATCCTCGTTTAGAGGCTGCAAAGGTAAGGCTTGCCATTAAGCGCGATGATCTGATCCATTCACAGATCAGCGGTAATAAATGGCGTAAGCTTAAATACAACCTGCAGGCCGCCCGGGAACAGGGGCAGCAGGCACTACTCACTTTTGGCGGGGCTTATTCAAACCACATTGCTGCAACCGCTGCTGCTGGTAAGGAATTTGGCTTTCGCACCATTGGGCTGATCAGGGGAGAAGAATACCTTCCGCTTAACCCGACCCTGCAGTTTGCAAAGGAGCAGGGTATGGAATTACATTACCTGAACCGGCAGGATTACCGGCAGAAGGAGGAGGCGGAAACCCTGCAGGAGCTGCAGCAGCGTTTTGGCCCATTTTATTATGTACCCGAAGGCGGGAGCAATGCCCTGGCAGTAAAGGGCAGCGCCGAGCTGGTGGCAGAGCTGGAGGTGCAGCAGTACGATTTTATTGCTGTTGCCTGTGGCACCGGGGGTACGCTGGCGGGTATTGTAGCGGGGCTGAACCGCCACAGGCAGGCGCTGGGTTTTCCCGTACTGAAGGGCGGTAGTTTTATGAAAGCCGAGGTAGACAAGCTTACCCAGGCCTATAACGGAGAAGTTTACCACAACTACCAGCTTATAACCGACTACCACTTTGGCGGCTACGCCAAATGGACACCCGAGCTCACCAGGTTTATCAATGGCTTTAGCAGCGGACATGGCGTTCCGCTGGACCCCATCTATACAGGAAAGCTGCTGTACGGCATATTTGACCTGGTGCAGAAAGGCTGGTTTAAACCCGGTACCCGTTTGCTGGCCATTCATACCGGGGGGCTGCAGGGTATAAAAGGATTTAACGAACGTTTTGGAGATCTGATTGTATAAAGGAAAAGCCGCCCCTGTAGCAGGAGCGGCTTTAGTATATACATCATTTGATTTGTTCAATCAGTGCATTTTCATGCATGACCTATCATTCTTTGCTGATTTTAAGGGTTTGCTGCTGGTATTCTCCCTGCAGCCTTAGCAGGTACACACCCTGGCGTAGCTGCTGCAGGTCTACCTGCAGTTCTCCTGAATGCATATCTGCTCTGTGCGCTGCTTTATATACGAGTACACCAGCAACTGAATACACCTCCACCTGCAGGCTTTCATCGCCAAAGCTGCTCGTCTGGATGGTAAGCACATCCTTTACAGGATTAGGATAGAAGCTAAGCGGCTGCATGGACATTTCCTCATCTTCCAGTGCTTCATAGAAGAAGTTAGGATCAAAGCCCTTGGCAGTAGTTCTGGAGTTGGTAGGCATCTCCTCAAAGAGCTCTCTGCAGGTAATGATGCCATCTACATCATAGCCATTGCCACTGCGGTTGAAGTTTGCAGGATCAGATGTATCGGTAATTTTGATGTAGCGCACGTAAGGCAGCATATCTTTTCCTGTTACAGGACTGATGTCTACCTTGACGTTGCGGCAGAAGTTACCCGGCACCTGCACCCAGTCTTCGCCATTAGCAGATACGTGCATCATCATGGTCTCCAGAGTACCGGCACCTTTGCCATCGTAGCAGGGTCTGTTGGCCCAGCCCCAGGTAGTTTCCACCACCATCAGGTCGGGGGCGGTAGTGCCATCATCGTAAAGATTAGCGCCCAGCTCCAGTACCAGTTCTCCGCCAAAGCCAAGAGAAACAAAGCTGTGGGTTTTATCTTCCTGTGGCGCACCCAGGGCACGTAAAGGAATACTGCGCAGAGGATCTATTACACCCCTTTTATCAGCACGAGGACCTTGTGTAAAGGATATCACCCTGGTAGCATAACAGCTGTTGTCTGTTTCGTCTGCCATACCATCGCAGTTGTTGTCCTTACCATCGGCCAGTTCAGGGGCTTCAGGATAAACTGTTGCATCCGCATCATTGCAGTCGCCACCTTTGCTTACATAGCCTTCAGGCTGCCAGCAGGCGGTAACCATTGTATTGTCTGCGCCAAAACCATCACCATCGGCATCGGCATACCAAGCTCTGTTGGTGCAGTTGCCTACCCGTATTTGCAGCTCCAGGGTATCCCACTTTGCCCAGAATGTTCTGGCGCGCACCTGTGCTTTGTAAGTGCCGAAGCTTCTGGCGGGTGGCGTTCCCCACACCCGAATAGCATTGGGAACCTCCCTGCCATCTACAGAAACTAACGCTGCCTGTAGCCACGAAGGAGCACCTTCCAGTAGTGATACCTCGTCCAGCTGGTGCCAGTCGCTGTTAGAAATAGGGATGATCACCTCAAATGGCTGCTGTGTACCCACTACTACCGGGGGCACTGCTTGTAACGCAAAAGGAAGGTCTACCACAACTGGCAGAAAGCCCCATACAGAATTGCCATGCTGATCTGTTGCAGAGAAGAAGAAGTAGATTTCACCCAAATGCTCCCGTGTAGGGGTCCAGTTCATGTGCAGCGAAGCCGTATCTGCAGCAGTAACCGATCTGTCGGGACTGAAAGTGGCGCCTGCAAGATCTGGCAGCAGGGTGTAGGGCGGACCGCTGCTTCCGTAGTTGATCATCGCGGCAGAGTCTACGCGTAGGGTAACTACATCGCCCATGGTAGGATCTGCTACCTGAATGGTAAAATTAAACTGCCCGCCCACCAGTATTTCCTGGCCAATATCTGAAGAAATAAAATAAGGAGCAGTGGTGTTGGTACTACCATCGTCTACCTGCCCATTACAGTTGTTGTCGATGCCGTCGCCTGGTATTTCAGGGGCATCGGGATTGATAGAGGCCTCATTATCATTGCAGTCATCATTGTTGTTGACATAGCCAGGCCAGGAGGAGCAGGTGATTTGACGGAATGGGAAATAAGCAGATGTCTGCTGAGTACCATAGCCATCCCCATCCTCATCCATATACC of the Flammeovirgaceae bacterium 311 genome contains:
- a CDS encoding peptidase M1 membrane alanine aminopeptidase (COG0308 Aminopeptidase N) gives rise to the protein MTHTHIFPLPFLACLLLFAGSLHAQTPAFSRQDSLRGSVTPERAWWDLTYYHLKVEVDPDQRSIRGSNTIQYKVLQPGQRLQLDLQEPMRLERVLQNGKPLQVEQEGSAHFVTLPEQQQPGSVQRLEAFFSGTPVVAKNPPWDGGLVWSKDARGKPFIANANQGAGASIWWPNKDHDYDEPDSMLISVRVPKGLMDVSNGRLRGIDKHRGGDRTYHWFVSNPINNYGVNINIADYAHFSDTFQGEKGTLDLDYYVLKENLEKAKEQFKQVKPMLRAFEHWFGPYPFYEDGYKLVEAPYLGMEHQSSVTYGNGYKNGYKGQDWSKTGHGLKFDFIIIHESAHEWFANNITNYDVADMWIHEGFTAYAENLYLEYLYDKKTGSEYVRGTRTAIVNDRPIIGYYGVNKSGSSDMYFKGANMLHTLRQLVNDDEKWRQILRGLNKEFYHQTVSSQQVENYLSRQTGRELKPFFDQYLRSTLVPTLEYRFINSILSYRWTNAVPNFNMPVLVTLNGKELWLEPTTQWQSLEEVGEGTRLEVDPDFYVGQQNITVTP
- a CDS encoding mandelate racemase/muconate lactonizing family protein (COG4948 L-alanine-DL-glutamate epimerase and related enzymes of enolase superfamily); this encodes MQIDQIDLYQSRIKLKEPFIISLGPLEWAEHVVVVIRSRDGLTGYGECSPFMTINGETVDTCFAVGQLLAKLLLGKNPLQLEECARLMDALIWGNSSIKSAFSIALYDIAAQQAGLPLYAFLGGRQNKALFTDFTVSLSNTQKMAADAQRIKQAGYSIIKVKLGGSGEEDIERISAIRNAIGYELPLRIDANQGWSTETAIATLKALAPYNIQHCEEPIPRWDFMNLPRVKQQSPIPIMADESCCDHHDAARLIQLQACDSLNIKLGKSSGFFNAQKIVSLADAADMPMQVGGFLESRLGFTASAHLALSSNNIIHFDFDTPLMQVDDPVIGGLSYHKNGEVQLPDTPGLGATVDQKFLEGKTSITIK
- a CDS encoding hypothetical protein (COG3685 Uncharacterized protein conserved in bacteria), with the translated sequence MATEKFNSLKDLFEHEIKDLYSAESQLTDALPKMAEKASSPQLRKAFETHLEETKVQRDRLEKVGEICGFSVKGEKCKAMEGLIKEGKDMLEMKGDDSVRDAGLIASAQRVEHYEMAGYGTARTYAQQLGLNDVADLLEQTLNEEKSTDEKLNKLAVDRINQKAQK
- a CDS encoding mutator MutT protein (COG1051 ADP-ribose pyrophosphatase), with the translated sequence MINDLKRLKTLADTGLLYATNEYDRDRYLELQDISYRLLSNISGNKPEELKASFTVVKEYPTPKVDVRGLVLGEDGKILMVRESADGKWALPGGWADIGYSPKEVIIKECREEAGIDVVPERLLAVFDKKMHPHPPEQYYIYKLAFLCKATSFELKKGFDVLDAGFFGIDQLPELSEDRNLKSQIELLYQKALSSDKEAYCD
- a CDS encoding beta-lactamase domain-containing protein (COG0491 Zn-dependent hydrolases, including glyoxylases), whose amino-acid sequence is MSRFKKMLMNEEPLLVAPGVYQLTSSIVNVYFIGLPGEEWVLIDAGMPFSAGQIRQAAENLYGLDAKPKSILMTHGHFDHAGSLEELSRIWDVPVYAHPREFPYLTGRSEYPPQDPTVGGLGGQMSRVYTNKPCDVSERLQALPEDGSVPGLADWKWIFTPGHTAGHVSFFREKDRVLIAGDAIITMDMHNPAGLMGKHNGLWGPPEYFTPDWVASLRSIDKIAMLRPKILATGHGDPLTHRGLELDLIQFADKYRPPRHGRYVPEPARYDDSGAVISVPPPANDTLVTVLAGVGAGVIGLIAAYGAVKLNRNRNSKMEERIKVHRTTVELPWNKRMNRPPVGNERYKPVTFTHARRKRYEEE
- a CDS encoding haloacid dehalogenase superfamily protein (COG0546 Predicted phosphatases), which translates into the protein MINKQTALKNNIDSIIFDLDGTLWDSTATVAKAWQSAIDKVDFVNETITQAKVRSITGMAYDAIYLKLYPNLSQEQRNLLMRICGEEELAYIQSEGGVLYSGLVETLTYLKEKYALFIVSNCQSGYIEAFLENYQLHRFFSDQECYGNTNQPKASNIRAVIERNSLKAPVYVGDTMGDYQASQGAKVPFIYTTFGFGEVPEADAVINQFSDLAKLL